The Setaria viridis chromosome 6, Setaria_viridis_v4.0, whole genome shotgun sequence genome contains a region encoding:
- the LOC117859514 gene encoding uncharacterized protein isoform X1 — MSHFGRSGPPDIRDTFSLLVLNISFRERALTLAPSSAGARPLSLANRFLFLFLFLPFPRFAGTTADDLFPLFERYGKVVDVFIPRDRRTGDSRGFAFVRYKYADEAQKAIDRLDGRNVDGRNIMVQFAKYGPNAEPIRKGRVKEAVEKSQDRSRSRSPRPRHRDRDHRRRSRSRSRERHGRDRDRDYRRQSRSRSRSRSPSSSPDLKSRRRARDDCKRQSRSKSRSRSRSRSRSRSRSYHSGSPARRSASPRKSPPPRRSPTPEKHTNGKDSPPSRSVSPSPKRAGSRSPRCVSPSPKRAGSRSPRSVSPSPKRAGSHSPGRDSKE, encoded by the exons aTGTCGCACTTCGGGAGGTCGGGGCCGCCGGACATCCGCGACACCTTCTCGCTCCTCGTCCTCAACATCAGCTTCCGTGAGCGAGCCCTAACCCTAGCCCCCTCGAGCGCTGGCGCGcgccctctctctctcgctaatcgcttcctcttcctcttcctcttcctccccttccctcgCTTCGCAGGCACCACGGCTGACGACCTCTTCCCGCTCTTCGAGCGCTACGGCAAGGTCGTCGACGTCTTCATCCCGAGGGACCGGAG GACAGGGGACTCGAGGGGTTTCGCGTTCGTGCGGTACAAGTACGCCGACGAGGCGCAGAAGGCTATAGATCGCCTTGACG GGCGGAATGTGGATGGGAGGAACATCATGGTGCAGTTTGCCAAGTACGGCCCCAATGCTGAGCCAAT CCGTAAAGGAAGGGTCAAAGAGGCTGTGGAGAAATCACAAGACAGGTCAAGAAGCCGTAGTCCAAGGCCAAG GCACAGAGACAGAGATCATAGGAGGCGAAGTCGCAGCAGGAGCAGAGAAAGGCATGGCCGTGATAGAGACAGGGACTATCGTCGCCAGAGCcgaagcagaagcagaagcagaagccCGAGTTCAAGTCCTGACCTCAAAAGTCGTCGTAGAGCAAGAGATGATTGTAAGCGCCAGAGCAGGAGCAAGAGTAGgagcagaagcagaagcagaagcaggagtAGAAGCCGCTCATACCATAG TGGTTCACCTGCTCGACGCAGTGCTAGCCCTCGCAAGAGCCCACCACCACGGAGGAGCCCCACTCCTGAAAAGCACACCAATGGAAAAGATTCACCTCCGTCACGCAGTGTTTCTCCATCACCCAAGCGTGCAGGCTCCCGTAGCCCACGCTGTGTTTCTCCATCACCAAAGCGTGCAGGCTCCCGTAGCCCACGCAGTGTTTCTCCATCACCAAAGCGTGCAGGCTCCCATAGCCCAGGCAGAGACAGCAAG GAGTAA
- the LOC117859514 gene encoding uncharacterized protein isoform X2, producing the protein MSHFGRSGPPDIRDTFSLLVLNISFRTTADDLFPLFERYGKVVDVFIPRDRRTGDSRGFAFVRYKYADEAQKAIDRLDGRNVDGRNIMVQFAKYGPNAEPIRKGRVKEAVEKSQDRSRSRSPRPRHRDRDHRRRSRSRSRERHGRDRDRDYRRQSRSRSRSRSPSSSPDLKSRRRARDDCKRQSRSKSRSRSRSRSRSRSRSYHSGSPARRSASPRKSPPPRRSPTPEKHTNGKDSPPSRSVSPSPKRAGSRSPRCVSPSPKRAGSRSPRSVSPSPKRAGSHSPGRDSKE; encoded by the exons aTGTCGCACTTCGGGAGGTCGGGGCCGCCGGACATCCGCGACACCTTCTCGCTCCTCGTCCTCAACATCAGCTTCC GCACCACGGCTGACGACCTCTTCCCGCTCTTCGAGCGCTACGGCAAGGTCGTCGACGTCTTCATCCCGAGGGACCGGAG GACAGGGGACTCGAGGGGTTTCGCGTTCGTGCGGTACAAGTACGCCGACGAGGCGCAGAAGGCTATAGATCGCCTTGACG GGCGGAATGTGGATGGGAGGAACATCATGGTGCAGTTTGCCAAGTACGGCCCCAATGCTGAGCCAAT CCGTAAAGGAAGGGTCAAAGAGGCTGTGGAGAAATCACAAGACAGGTCAAGAAGCCGTAGTCCAAGGCCAAG GCACAGAGACAGAGATCATAGGAGGCGAAGTCGCAGCAGGAGCAGAGAAAGGCATGGCCGTGATAGAGACAGGGACTATCGTCGCCAGAGCcgaagcagaagcagaagcagaagccCGAGTTCAAGTCCTGACCTCAAAAGTCGTCGTAGAGCAAGAGATGATTGTAAGCGCCAGAGCAGGAGCAAGAGTAGgagcagaagcagaagcagaagcaggagtAGAAGCCGCTCATACCATAG TGGTTCACCTGCTCGACGCAGTGCTAGCCCTCGCAAGAGCCCACCACCACGGAGGAGCCCCACTCCTGAAAAGCACACCAATGGAAAAGATTCACCTCCGTCACGCAGTGTTTCTCCATCACCCAAGCGTGCAGGCTCCCGTAGCCCACGCTGTGTTTCTCCATCACCAAAGCGTGCAGGCTCCCGTAGCCCACGCAGTGTTTCTCCATCACCAAAGCGTGCAGGCTCCCATAGCCCAGGCAGAGACAGCAAG GAGTAA
- the LOC117859516 gene encoding transcription factor MYB93: MGRSPCCDESGLKKGPWTPEEDEKLLQYIQKNGHGSWRTLPRLAGLNRCGKSCRLRWTNYLRPDIKRGKFSQEEEQTILHLHSVLGNKWSAIAAHLPGRTDNEIKNFWNTHLKKRLIQMGFDPMTHRPRTDFFAALPQLIALAALRDQLGAAADPAAAQLQAGAAAGVDVAIQAAKLQYLQCLFQSAATTIASTAAAGAAPDAEAAAAALGGLCSPQGTHDSTAPPVSAAGGQLPSCTFPEAPVSSEGNQGLSYGGADVDVFAFHGGGSLPPLADLSDAAKYPSADGCSATASSSFGGGATSPLPWPEFFPDDPFITDFL; the protein is encoded by the exons ATGGGGAGATCTCCTTGCTGCGACGAGAGTGGCCTCAAGAAGGGCCCGTggacgccggaggaggacgagaagCTGCTTCAGTACATCCAGAAGAACGGCCATGGCAGCTGGAGGACCCTCCCGAGGCTCGCCG GGCTGAACAGAtgcggcaagagctgccggCTGCGGTGGACCAACTACCTGCGGCCGGACATCAAGCGGGGCAAGTtctcgcaggaggaggagcagaccATCCTGCACCTCCACTCCGTGCTCGGCAACAAGTGGTCGGCGATCGCGGCGCACCTGCCGGGCCGGacggacaacgagatcaagaacttcTGGAACACGCACCTCAAGAAGCGGCTCATCCAGATGGGCTTCGACCCCATGACGCACCGTCCGCGGACCGATTTCTTCGCCGCGCTGCCGCAGCTCAtcgcgctcgccgcgctccgggaccagctcggcgccgccgccgacccggcgGCCGCGCAGCTgcaggccggcgccgccgccggcgtcgacgtGGCCATCCAGGCCGCCAAGCTCCAGTACCTGCAGTGCCTCTTCCAGTCCGCGGCCACCACCATcgcttccaccgccgccgcgggcgccgcgcccgacgccgaggcggcggcggcggctctcgGCGGCCTCTGCTCGCCGCAGGGGACGCATGACAGTACTGCCCCGCCGGTGtccgcggccggcggccagcTACCTTCTTGCACGTTCCCCGAGGCGCCCGTTAGTAGTGAAGGCAATCAAGGCCTCAGCTATGGCGGCGCTGATGTTGACGTGTTCGCGTTCCACGGCGGTGGCTCGCTGCCGCCCCTGGCCGACCTCTCCGACGCCGCGAAGTACCCTTCAGCCGACGGATGCAGCGCCACGGCGTCGTCCAGCTTCGGTGGCGGCGCGACCAGCCCGCTCCCTTGGCCGGAGTTCTTCCCCGACGACCCCTTCATCACCGATTTCCTATGA
- the LOC117859513 gene encoding copper-transporting ATPase PAA1, chloroplastic isoform X2: MSCGGCAASVKRILENEPQVRSATVNLATEMAVVWAVPEDRDVQDWKEQLGEKLASQLTTCGYKSNLRDASKISSQAVFERKMHEKLEQLKQSGRELVVSWALCAVCLLGHISHLFGVNVPLMHFIHSTGFHLSLSIFTFVGPGRRLILDGIKSLFKGSPNMNTLVGLGALSSFAVSSIAAFIPKLGWKTFFEEPVMLIAFVLLGKNLEQRAKLKATSDMTGLLNILPSKARLMVDNDAEKSSLVEVPCDTLAVGDYVVVLPGDRIPADGVVKAGRSTVDESSLTGEPMPVTKIAGTEVSAGSINLNGKLTVEVRRPGGETVMSDIIHLVEEAQTRAAPVQRLADKVAGNFTYGVMALSAATYMFWSIFGSQLVPAAIQHGSAMSLALQLSCSVLVIACPCALGLATPTAVLVGTSLGATRGLLLRGGDVLEKFSDVDAVVFDKTGTLTIGRPVVTKVITSRGRGDANTKDFGDNQWTEAEILSFAAGVESNTNHPLGKAIMEAAGAANCISMKANDGSFMEEPGSGAVATIGEKQVSVGTLDWIRRHGVVRNPFPEAEHFGQSVAYVAVDGALAGLICFEDKLREDSRQVISTLSEQGISVYMLSGDKESAAMNVASIVGIQADKVLAEVKPHEKRKFISELQKAHRLVAMVGDGINDTAALASADVGIAMGGGVGAASDVSSVVLMGNRLSQLVDALELSKETMKTVKQNLWWAFLYNIVGLPIAAGALLPVTGTILTPSIAGALMGFSSVGVMANSLLLRVRLSSRQKPSSQAETRKETRKATSDALAGTGDEAVKSYSSKWST, translated from the exons ATGTCATGTGGTGGATGTGCAGCAAGTGTTAAACGCATTCTGGAGAATGAG CCCCAGGTGCGATCAGCAACTGTTAACCTTGCCACTGAGATGGCAGTCGTCTGGGCAGTGCCGGAAGATAGGGATGTTCAGGACTGGAAGGAACAGTTGGGTGAGAAGCTTGCTAGTCAGTTGACGACATGTGGCTATAAATCCAATCTTCGAG ATGCTTCAAAGATCAGCTCACAGGCAGTTTTTGAAAGAAAGATGCATGAGAAACTTGAGCAGCTGAAACAAAGTg GTAGAGAACTTGTTGTATCATGGGCATTATGTGCCGTTTGCCTTCTGGGACACATTTCCCACCTCTTTGGAGTTAATGTGCCATTGATGCACTTCATTCATTCCACTGGATTTCATTTGTCTCTGTCAATATTTACATTTGTCGGTCCTGGTCGAAGACTAATACTTGACGGTATAAAGAGTTTATTCAAGGGGTCTCCAAACATGAATACACTGGTTGGTTTAGGTGCGTTGTCATCCTTTGCCGTCAGCTCAATTGCAGCCTTCATTCCAAAGCTG GGGTGGAAGACATTTTTTGAGGAACCAGTTATGTTGATAGCTTTTGTTCTTCTAGGGAAGAATCTTGAGCAGAGGGCAAAGCTTAAAGCTACCAGTGATATGACTGGACTGCTTAATATCCTTCCCTCTAAAGCACGCCTAATGGTGGATAATGATGCTGAGAAATCATCATTGGTTGAAGTCCCATGTGATACTCTTGCTGTTGGGGACTATGTTGTAGTGCTGCCTGGG GATCGTATCCCAGCAGATGGTGTTGTCAAAGCTGGAAGGAGTACAGTTGATGAATCAAGTTTGACAGGTGAACCTATGCCCGTGACAAAGATAGCAGGG ACAGAAGTATCAGCAGGAAGTATCAACTTGAATGGTAAACTCACTGTTGAAGTTAGAAGACCTGGTGGTGAGACTGTCATGTCTGACATAATTCACTTGGTTGAAGAAGCCCAGACAAGGGCGGCCCCTGTTCAACGATTGGCTGACAAG GTTGCAGGAAACTTTACATATGGAGTCATGGCACTTTCTGCTGCTACTTATATGTTCTGGAGTATTTTTGGTTCGCAACTTGTACCTGCTGCTATCCAACATGGAAGCGCAATGTCTTTGGCATTGCAACTTTCTTGCAGTGTTCTG GTAATTGCTTGCCCTTGTGCTCTTGGGCTTGCCACACCCACTGCTGTGCTG GTTGGTACTTCATTAGGTGCGACAAGAGGACTTCTTTTACGTGGTGGGGATGTTTTGGAGAAGTTCTCTGATGTTGATGCTGTTGTGTTTGACAAGACTGGAACTTTAACAATTGGTAGACCTGTGGTAACTAAAGTAATAACTTCCAGAGGCAGGGGAGATGCAAATACAAA GGATTTTGGGGACAACCAATGGACTGAGGCTGAGATTCTGAGTTTTGCTGCTGGAGTAGAGTCAAATACAAATCACCCGCTTGGAAAAGCCATCATGGAAGCTGCAGGGGCTGCTAATTGCATCAGTATGAAG GCAAATGATGGATCCTTCATGGAAGAACCAGGATCTGGTGCTGTGGCTACCATCGGTGAGAAACAGGTTTCTGTTGGAACATTAGATTGGATTAGAAG GCATGGTGTCGTTCGCAACCCCTTCCCAGAAGCGGAGCATTTTGGCCAGTCTGTTGCGTATGTAGCAGTGGACGGTGCTCTAGCTGGTCTAATTTGTTTCGAGGATAAGCTCAGAGAAGATTCTCGTCAAGTTATCAGTACCCTATCTGAGCAAGGAATTAGTGTTTATATGTTATCTGGGGACAAGGAAAGTGCTGCTATGAACGTGGCTTCGATTGTTGGTATCCAGGCAGACAAG GTTCTTGCTGAAGTTAAACCGCATGAGAAAAGGAAGTTCATATCCGAACTTCAGAAAGCACACAGGTTAGTCGCCATGGTCGGTGACGGCATTAATGATACTGCAGCACTGGCTTCAGCTGATGTTGGAATTGCAATGGGTGGAGGCGTCGGGGCAGCTAGTGATGTATCTTCAGTTGTACTTATGGGCAACAGGTTATCCCAG CTTGTTGATGCTTTAGAGTTGAGCAAAGAGACCATGAAGACAGTGAAACAAAATCTTTGGTGGGCTTTCCTGTATAACATC GTTGGACTCCCCATTGCTGCTGGAGCATTGCTTCCAGTTACAGGGACGATCTTGACTCCATCAATAGCTGGAGCGCTAATGGGTTTTAGTTCCGTTGGTGTGATGGCCAACTCGTTGCTTTTGAGGGTAAGACTGAGTTCAAGGCAGAAGCCAAGCAGCCAGGCTGAGACCAGGAAAGAGACACGCAAAGCCACTTCTGATGCCCTAGCAGGTACTGGTGATGAGGCGGTGAAAAGTTACTCGTCTAAGTGGAGTACCTGA